In a genomic window of Bombus vancouverensis nearcticus unplaced genomic scaffold, iyBomVanc1_principal scaffold0022, whole genome shotgun sequence:
- the LOC117165550 gene encoding uncharacterized protein LOC117165550: MAQAEPISTLRRRRGTLAGRLATIRRELDEYEASGKANRIFLTSCRSSFDELWRRILAVQEELDGLDEGEDARVASLSQEHRELDMRFLGLFEQMSATTPSTTKTGETCRKPEPTTVPEVRVPQFDGALENWTYFYDTFSSIVDRNESLTNVQKFQHLRSSITGRAAQSIQSLELTEANYPIALDTLKDKFNCPLQICMRHWNLMRNYPEIKKETPEALEDLLETISVNLKALEHLKEPVTSNIAIIELIASKLPSSSLRKWQRTLPRQQVPSYQHLIDFLKTRANGTQFLSKEKESKGSTHKHHSQRTTIPHGRTLATTSRTVVCPTCNGPHEIRHCKIFKAKSSTKRFQIVKKASLCINCLGRGHSPTQCTSAQIKVLNKQAQPIRARALLDTGSSMNFMTDKLANSLGIKHRRCAIQIGALDNLSTTAKRYTTATITSTDGKYKKTLRFLVIPAISTFIPSEPIDPSSLELPRNIQLADPQFHCPAPIDVLLSTGSTFASLCIGQVNLAQPGQPELRLQKTRFGWVIGGSPTSQTAINTFHATTTALQEDLARFWEIDEGPATTHLSESERLCEEHFRNHVRRTKEGRYIVALPFNEKLSSLGSSKAAAMSRLASLHRRFQRDKQYETAYSVVIQEYLDLGHMTKINTDHATDHGYYLPHHGVIKESSDTTKLRVVFDGSASSTTGVSLNDALHTGPKLQEDLRNILLRFRSFQYVLTGNIEKMYRQFILRPEDRPYQKILWPPYLAIRCLKQLAEDEGPRFPRAAQILRRDFYVDDALTGADTKDEALSVRNDLTKLLKLAGLNIRKWASNDRGLLRGLPEEDTNQKLHLGESSMLKTLGVFWDSADDAILYSVKTNSDTSRVTKRSISSVIAQIYDPLGLLAPVIVRAKMILQQVWTLKLDWDESLPTDVHTEWIKYHTQLPLLNAARFPRKTIIESATKIELHGFCDASERAYGACVYVRTTDRKNNIWTRLLTARSKVAPLKSLSIPRLELSGALLLTSLISSIRQALTTKISRIVYWTDSTIVLHWIRSSPHTLKTFVANRVAEIQIKTNISDWRHVPTDDNPADLISRGQTPKEFLCPSIWKNGPRWLLQSENYWPVWSPTPVVDLPEQKKTICLRTNINDNTLLHRYSSWPRLIRIVARCLRWRHKQHRSTHLTTDELTAAHNRLIKILQSSHFAPEIRILQKNRSEDVGGKLQPLNPFLDEDGLLRVGGRLTNSAIPFSQKHPIILPKYPVTELIIEQEHRNNHHTGTQATLYAVRLRYWPIDGRSQVWRTLRRCVRCCRANPPPVEYLMGDLPEARVTESRPFMNVGIDYCGPFYIKERRDRNRRKIKTYAAIFVCLATKAVHIELVSDLTTDAFLAALRRFISRRGYCATILTDNGTNFVGANRELQELRTLLQSDDHQDRVQNFLADRQIQWRFNPPNSPHFGGLWEAAVKAFKRHLIRVVGTELLTFEHLNTLVIEIEAILNSRPLTPISSDPKDLPVLTPGYFLIGDTLSSLRERDFRTVPSGRLSSWQRIHQIKQHFWSRWYREYLNELTRRNKWDKGKHNIREGTVVILREDNVPSMQWPLGRVIKVHPGADGIIRTATVQTAISILDRGVKRLDPLPIHPDPVEAERPHGAKKVTNDAPDSTARILSWRVYRYVETPSGSS, translated from the exons atggCCCAAGCTGAACCAATCAGCACGTTACGGCGGAGACGAGGCACCCTAGCCGGTCGACTTGCAACCATAAGGCGCgaactcgatgaatacgaaGCGTCTGGGAAGGCAAACAGAATCTTCCTAACATCTTGCCGCAGCTCGTTCGATGAACTTTGGAGGAGGATACTCGCGGTTCAAGAAGAGTTAGATGGGTTAGATGAGGGGGAAGATGCGCGTGTAGCTTCGTTATCGCAAGAGCATCGGGAGCTTGACATGCGGTTCCTAGGTCTCTTTGAGCAAATGTCAGCAACAACCCCGTCGACAACAAAAACAGGCGAGACATGCCGGAAACCAGAGCCGACCACCGTTCCAGAGGTCCGCGTGCCCCAATTCGACGGTGCCCTCGAGAACTGGACCTATTTCTACGACACGTTCTCATCCATAGTGGACCGTAACGAAAGTTTGACGAATGTCCAAAAGTTCCAGCATCTACGCTCATCTATAACTGGACGGGCCGCACAGAGTATCCAGTCATTAGAACTCACAGAGGCCAACTATCCCATCGCGCTTGACACACTGAAGGATAAGTTCAACTGCCCCCTCCAAATCTGCATGCGCCATTGGAATTTGATGCGCAACTATCCGGAAATCAAAAAGGAAACTCCAGAAGCCCTAGAGGATTTGTTGGAAACCATCAGCGTAAATCTAAAGGcgctcgaacacctaaaagagccCGTCACATCAAATATAGCGATTATCGAATTGATCGCGTCGAAATTGCCCTCGTCCAGCCTGCGTAAATGGCAACGCACACTGCCCCGCCAACAGGTGCCATCCTATCAGCATCTGATAGACTTTCTCAAAACACGGGCGAACGGGACTCAATTCCTCTCTAAAGAGAAGGAATCAAAAGGGTCAACCCACAAACACCACAGTCAGCGAACAACCATACCGCATGGGCGAACCCTTGCTACAACCAGCAGAACGGTGGTGTGTCCGACCTGCAACGGACCTCACGAGATCAGACACTGTAAAATCTTCAAGGCCAAATCATCGACCAAACGTTTTCAGATCGTGAAGAAGGCATCGTTGTGTATAAATTGCCTAGGCAGAGGACATTCGCCGACACAGTGTACATCGG CACAGATCAAGGTTTTGAACAAACAGGCACAACCAATCCGAGCCCGAGCATTACTCGACACTGGGTCGAGCATGAACTTCATGACCGACAAGCTCGCGAATTCCCTCGGTATAAAGCATAGGAGATGTGCGATCCAGATCGGAGCCCTCGACAATTTGAGCACCACGGCAAAACGATACACCACGGCCACAATCACGTCGACGGACGGCAAGTATAAGAAAACATTGAGATTTCTTGTTATCCCGGCCATATCGACCTTCATACCAAGCGAGCCCATCGACCCCTCGAGTCTGGAATTACCCAGAAATATTCAACTAGCCGATCCACAATTCCATTGCCCAGCCCCGATCGATGTCTTACTTAGTACCGGATCAACATTTGCGTCGCTGTGCATCGGGCAGGTCAATCTGGCGCAACCAGGCCAACCTGAACTACGTCTACAAAAAACACGGTTCGGCtgggtaatcggggggagtccaacgTCCCAAACTGCGATAAATACGTTCCACGCAACCACAACGGCTCTGCAAGAGGACCTCGCACGGTTTTGGGAGATCGACGAGGGACCGGCCACTACTCATCTTTCGGAATCTGAACGACTATGTGAAGAACATTTCCGAAACCATGTCCGACGAACCAAGGAAGGCAGATACATCGTTGCATTACCATTCAACGAAAAGCTTTCCTCACTAGGGTCATCGAAGGCCGCTGCAATGAGCAGGCTCGCCTCTCTTCATCGTCGATTCCAACGCGACAAACAATATGAAACCGCGTATAGTGTTGTGATTCAAGAATATTTAGACTTGGGTCACATGACGAAGATCAacacggatcacgccaccgaccACGGATATTATTTACCACATCACGGCGTGATTAAGGAATCGAGCGACACCACCAAGCTCCGGGTTGTGTTCGACGGCTCAGCATCAAGTACCACGGGAGTGTCTCTAAACGACGCCCTTCATACGGGCCCGAAATTACAAGAAGACCTGAGAAACATCCTATTGAGATTCCGGTCATTTCAATATGTCCTTACCGGcaacatcgagaaaatgtaccgTCAATTCATCCTACGTCCAGAAGATCGTCCTTATCAAAAGATTCTGTGGC CCCCGTATCTGGCCATCCGATGTCTCAAACAGTTGGCAGAAGACGAGGGACCTCGATTTCCGAGAGCAGCGCAGATCCTACGGCGAGACTTCTATGTCGACGATGCGTTGACCGGAGCCGATACAAAGGACGAAGCCTTATCAGTCAGGAATGATCTCACGAAATTACTTAAGCTAGCCGGTCTAAATATCCGCAAATGGGCATCAAACGATCGGGGTCTGCTACGAGGGCTACCTGAGGAAGACACCAACCAGAAATTACATCTCGGTGAGTCATCCATGTTAAAAACACTCGGCGTCTTTTGGGATTCAGCCGACGATGCCATACTATATTCGGTCAAGACGAACAGTGACACTTCCCGAGTCACAAAGCGATCAATCAGCTCAGTCATCGCACAAATCTATGATCCACTAGGATTGCTCGCGCCGGTAATCGTTCGAGCAAAAATGATTTTGCAACAAGTCTGGACATTGAAGCTAGATTGGGACGAATCCCTTCCGACAGACGTACACACAGAATGGATCAAATACCACACCCAATTGCCGTTGTTAAATGCGGCAAGGTTCCCTCGGAAGACCATCATAGAATCCGCAACGAAAATTGAGCTACACGGATTCTGTGACGCTAGCGAAAGGGCATATGGGGCGTGCGTCTACGTGCGGACAACGGACCGAAAGAACAATATTTGGACTCGGCTCCTCACGGCGCGGTCGAAGGTAGCGCCGCTCAAATCGCTCTCCATACCACGTCTCGAATTAAGCGGGGCACTTCTTTTGACGTCCTTGATTTCGTCAATACGACAGGCCCTGACGACCAAAATATCGCGGATAGTATACTGGACTGACTCCACCATCGTGCTCCATTGGATCAGGTCTTCGCCACACACCTTGAAAACATTTGTGGCGAATCGAGTCGCTGAGATACAGATCAAGACCAATATCTCCGATTGGCGTCATGTGCCTACCGACGATAATCCAGCGGATCTCATCTCCCGAGGCCAGACGCCCAAGGAATTCCTATGTCCGTCCATTTGGAAAAACGGGCCAAGGTGGCTCCTGCAAAGCGAAAACTATTGGCCGGTCTGGAGCCCGACACCGGTAGTCGACCTCCCGGAGCAAAAGAAGACGATCTGTCTGAGGACGAATATTAACGACAACACACTCCTCCATCGTTACTCGTCTTGGCCAAGACTAATAAGAATCGTCGCCCGGTGTCTTCGATGGAGACATAAGCAACACCGATCTACCCATCTCACCACAGACGAACTGACTGCAGCGCACAACagactaataaaaatattacaatccaGTCATTTCGCGCCTGAAATTCGGATCCTCCAGAAAAATCGAAGCGAGGACGTTGGAGGGAAACTACAGCCATTAAACCCCTTCCTCGACGAAGATGGGCTACTCCGGGTAGGAGGACGACTAACCAACTCCGCCATACCCTTCAGCCAAAAACACCCGATCATCCTACCGAAATACCCGGTGACAGAGCTAATTATAGAGCAAGAGCACCGGAACAATCATCACACAGGGACACAAGCTACACTATACGCGGTGAGACTGCGCTATTGGCCGATCGACGGCCGTAGCCAGGTATGGCGCACTCTCAGAAGGTGCGTCCGCTGCTGCAGAGCCAACCCTCCACCAGTGGAATACTTGATGGGTGATTTGCCAGAGGCGCGTGTTACCGAATCGCGGCCGTTCATGAACGTCGGAATCGACTACTGCGGCCCATTCTACATCAAGGAGAGGAGGGACCGCAACCGACGTAAAATCAAGACGTACGCCGCCATATTCGTTTGTCTGGCGACAAAGGCGGTCCACATAGAGTTAGTCAGCGACCTAACCACCGACGCCTTCTTGGCCGCGCTACGCCGTTTCATCTCGCGGCGAGGATACTGCGCAACGATCCTCACCGACAACGGTACCAATTTCGTCGGGGCTAATCGGGAGCTGCAAGAACTCCGGACCCTATTGCAGTCCGACGACCACCAGGATAGGGTACAGAATTTTCTCGCCGACCGACAAATCCAATGGCGTTTTAATCCTCCGAACTCACCACATTTTGGCGGCTTATGGGAAGCCGCGGTTAAAGCGTTCAAACGCCATCTCATCCGCGTGGTCGGCACGGAGCTCCTGACCTTTGAGCACCTCAACACCCTTGTGATCGAAATTGAAGCCATTCTCAATTCACGCCCACTGACTCCCATCTCATCCGATCCGAAAGATCTTCCTGTCCTCACTCCCGGATATTTTCTAATCGGTGACACACTAAGCAGTTTACGGGAGCGTGATTTCAGGACAGTTCCATCAGGCCGGCTATCCAGTTGGCAGCGCATTCACCAGATTAAGCAGCACTTCTGGAGCAGATGGTATCGAGAATACCTAAATGAGCTAACCCGCCGCAACAAATGGGACAAGGGCAAACATAACATTCGTGAAGGCACCGTAGTAATCCTCAGGGAGGATAACGTGCCCTCTATGCAGTGGCCTTTGGGCCGCGTAATCAAGGTCCATCCAGGAGCCGACGGAATCATCCGGACCGCTACCGTGCAGACGGCAATAAGCATCCTGGACCGCGGTGTCAAAAGACTGGACCCCTTACCCATCCACCCAGATCCAGTCGAAGCCGAACGTCCACACGGAGCGAAGAAGGTCACCAACGACGCACCTGACTCCACAGCCAGAATTTTATCG TGGCGTGTTTATCGCTACGTCGAAACTCCGTCGGGTAgcagttaa